AAGATTACAAAAGATACATTCAAAAAAAAATCTGATGATGAAGCATTTACATTTGTTGAACAGATGCCGGTGTACCCTGGCGGTATAGATGCGTTATTAAAATTTATTTCCGCAAATATCAAATATCCTGAAATTGCCAGGCGTGCTGGTGTTGAAGGAAAAGTAATTGTACAATTTGTAGTTGATCAGCAAGGTAAAATAACTCATTCCCAAATATTAAAAGGTCTAGGCGCTGGTTGCGATGAAGAAGCATTAAGAGTAGTTAAAGAACTTAAAAACTTTCAACCTGGTAAGCAGGGCGGGAAGGCTGTAAAAGTTAAAATGGTAATTCCATTCAGTTTTAAGCTGGAATAAATAGGAATTAAAAATCACTTTTAATCAAATTAAATTGGAGAAAAAAAATGAAAAAGAATTTAATTCTCAGTTCAGCGGTGTGTTTGTTGTTAGCAATCCTTCTTCTCAATACAAATATTTTTGCACAGGATGCAAAAAAAGAAGGAAAGGCTAAGATTTGTGAAAAAGTTGAAGTAATGCCGGAATATATTGGCGGTACTGATGCTTTGATCAACAAAATTGCAAGAGAAATTACATATCCCGAGCTTGCAAAAAGAGCATGCATCCAAGGCAAAGTTATGGTAGAGTTTGTAGTGGATAAAGAAGGAAATGTTACTGATGCGAAAATTTTAAAAGGAATTGGCTCCGGCTGCGATGAGGAAGCCTTAAGAGTTGTTAATGCTTTGGGTAAATTTAAGCCTGGTACGGATAAAGGTAAATCTGTAGCAGTTAGTATGGTGATTCCAATTAAATTTAAATTGGATGACAAAATAAAGCCTGA
This window of the Ignavibacteriales bacterium genome carries:
- a CDS encoding energy transducer TonB, which codes for MKKNLILSSAVCLLLAILLLNTNIFAQDAKKEGKAKICEKVEVMPEYIGGTDALINKIAREITYPELAKRACIQGKVMVEFVVDKEGNVTDAKILKGIGSGCDEEALRVVNALGKFKPGTDKGKSVAVSMVIPIKFKLDDKIKPETK